In Ilumatobacter fluminis, the following proteins share a genomic window:
- a CDS encoding glycosyltransferase family 2 protein has translation MVNGDAEVNAPGAEVISTGQNLGIPAGRDWALRQTNSDAVGFLDDDAVAGDGIGDLIRRAFAADPTIGAVALRIVDEHQATARRHVPRLGGRRAEIGGPVTLFLGGACAIRRDAYLDAGGYWGELFYGHEEVELAWRLIDRGWRIMYLPDACVFHPRTDIGRHPDGWRLTGRNRVMIARRTLPWTVAVAHTTAWLLIGLARAPGRSQRSAYVSGWRQGWRRPVDRSPIAWSTVWRLSRLGRPPVV, from the coding sequence TTGGTCAACGGCGACGCCGAGGTGAACGCTCCGGGAGCCGAGGTGATCAGCACGGGCCAGAACCTCGGCATCCCGGCCGGGCGCGACTGGGCCCTCCGGCAAACCAACAGCGATGCCGTGGGGTTTCTCGATGACGACGCTGTAGCCGGCGATGGGATCGGCGACCTGATCCGTCGGGCATTCGCAGCCGACCCGACGATCGGGGCCGTCGCGCTGCGAATTGTCGATGAGCACCAGGCAACGGCGCGCCGGCACGTTCCGCGTCTCGGCGGCCGGCGGGCCGAGATCGGCGGCCCGGTGACGCTGTTTCTCGGTGGTGCATGTGCGATCCGACGTGACGCATACCTCGATGCGGGCGGCTACTGGGGCGAACTGTTCTATGGTCATGAGGAGGTCGAGCTCGCCTGGCGATTGATCGATCGCGGGTGGCGGATCATGTATCTCCCCGATGCCTGTGTCTTCCACCCAAGGACCGACATCGGCCGACATCCGGACGGCTGGCGACTGACCGGCCGAAACCGGGTGATGATTGCTCGTCGCACTCTGCCCTGGACCGTTGCCGTCGCTCACACGACCGCTTGGCTCCTGATCGGCCTCGCCCGTGCACCGGGGCGCTCCCAACGATCGGCGTACGTCTCCGGCTGGCGCCAGGGTTGGCGGCGGCCGGTCGATCGATCCCCGATCGCGTGGAGCACCGTCTGGAGACTCAGTCGTCTTGGAAGGCCGCCCGTCGTCTGA
- the aepX gene encoding phosphoenolpyruvate mutase, with protein sequence MSERARVYVGMSADLVHPGHINVLQQAAELGDVTVGLLTDQAIASYKRLPHMTFEQRKTVIENLKAVSSVVAQDTLDYVPNLEKIRPDIVVHGDDWRTGVQQQTRQRVIDTLSGWGGRLVEVPYTEGISSTQLNTSLKQIGTTPNVRLSRLGRLLANKPIVRVMEAHSGLSSLVVESTVVERGGRKVEFDAMWSSSLTDSTSRGKPDIEAVDISSRLQMVNEIFEVTTKPLIFDGDTGGKPEHFPFTVRSLERLGVSAVIIEDKEGLKRNSLFGTDVSQTQSSIDDFSARIQIGKQAQITDDFMVIARIESLILEAGMQDAVERAEAYIDAGADAIMIHSRQKSPDEVLEFCDHASRFSKQVPIVAVPTSYNEITEERLADAGVRVVIYANHMLRASYPQMQRVAQTILEHGRSFEAESMLASIADVLQIVPENMG encoded by the coding sequence ATGTCCGAACGCGCTCGCGTGTACGTCGGTATGAGCGCCGACTTGGTACACCCCGGCCACATCAACGTCCTGCAACAGGCGGCCGAACTCGGTGACGTCACCGTCGGCCTCCTGACCGACCAGGCGATCGCCAGCTACAAGCGATTGCCGCACATGACTTTCGAGCAGCGCAAGACCGTGATCGAGAATCTGAAGGCGGTGTCTTCGGTCGTTGCACAAGACACGCTCGACTATGTGCCCAACCTCGAAAAGATCCGTCCGGACATCGTCGTGCACGGCGACGACTGGCGAACCGGTGTGCAGCAGCAGACCCGGCAGCGTGTGATCGACACGCTGTCGGGCTGGGGCGGGCGACTCGTCGAGGTTCCCTACACCGAGGGAATCTCGTCGACCCAGCTGAACACCTCGTTGAAGCAGATCGGGACGACCCCGAACGTACGTCTGAGTCGACTCGGCCGGCTCCTGGCCAATAAGCCGATCGTGCGCGTCATGGAGGCACACAGTGGTCTGTCGAGCCTCGTCGTGGAGAGCACGGTGGTCGAACGGGGTGGCCGCAAGGTTGAGTTCGATGCCATGTGGTCGAGTTCGCTCACCGACTCGACCTCTCGGGGGAAGCCTGACATCGAGGCGGTCGACATCAGTTCTCGTCTGCAGATGGTGAACGAGATCTTCGAGGTCACGACCAAACCCCTCATCTTCGACGGCGACACCGGTGGGAAGCCCGAGCACTTCCCCTTCACGGTCCGGTCGCTCGAACGGCTGGGTGTGTCGGCCGTCATCATCGAGGACAAGGAGGGCCTGAAGCGGAACTCTCTCTTCGGGACGGACGTCTCACAAACACAGTCCTCGATCGACGACTTCAGCGCTCGAATCCAGATCGGCAAGCAGGCTCAGATCACGGACGACTTCATGGTGATCGCCCGTATCGAGAGCCTGATTCTCGAGGCCGGTATGCAGGACGCCGTCGAACGTGCCGAGGCGTACATCGATGCAGGCGCCGACGCCATCATGATCCACAGTCGGCAGAAGTCACCCGACGAGGTGCTGGAGTTCTGCGATCACGCCAGCCGCTTCTCGAAGCAAGTGCCGATCGTGGCTGTCCCGACCTCGTACAACGAGATCACCGAAGAGCGGCTTGCGGACGCAGGAGTTCGTGTCGTCATCTACGCGAATCACATGCTTCGAGCGTCCTACCCCCAGATGCAGCGTGTCGCCCAGACGATCCTCGAGCACGGACGATCCTTCGAGGCCGAGTCCATGCTCGCGTCGATCGCCGACGTCCTCCAGATCGTTCCGGAGAACATGGGATGA
- the aepY gene encoding phosphonopyruvate decarboxylase: MISPQRFVETVGEAGVDLFVGVPDSLLKAFSQHVMAELPRESHLITANEGAAVGVAMGHFLASGRPALVYLQNSGVGNAVNPLLSLADPEVYGVPMVVLVGWRGQPGVKDEPQHVKQGRVMVPMLEAMEVPHTVLPSDPAEAESVVKSAVSTALERRSPFVLLVEKGTFEPAGGTLDFGLEGAERLPTREDALGAVVAHVPVGAAIVSTTGMLSRELFELRVAAGERGDQDFLTVGGMGHASAIALGLAHQRDGDVWCLDGDGALLMHTGTLATIGDIAPTNYRHVVFNNGVHDSVGGQPTSIGSVDIPALAAAVGYRWAATVDDVERVGESISEMLAVEGPTLLEVQVRPGARGDLGRPTRTPRESLDLFVAALRN, translated from the coding sequence ATGATCTCGCCACAACGATTCGTCGAGACCGTCGGAGAAGCGGGCGTCGACCTTTTCGTCGGTGTGCCGGACAGCCTGCTGAAGGCCTTCAGTCAGCACGTGATGGCCGAGTTGCCTCGCGAGTCACACCTCATCACCGCCAACGAAGGGGCTGCGGTCGGTGTCGCGATGGGCCACTTCCTGGCGTCTGGCCGACCGGCGCTGGTCTACCTGCAGAACTCCGGTGTCGGCAACGCTGTCAACCCGCTCTTGTCGCTCGCTGATCCGGAGGTGTACGGCGTCCCGATGGTGGTCCTCGTCGGGTGGCGTGGACAACCGGGCGTCAAGGACGAACCCCAGCACGTCAAACAAGGGCGTGTCATGGTTCCGATGCTGGAGGCAATGGAAGTCCCGCACACGGTCCTTCCGAGCGACCCCGCCGAGGCCGAGTCCGTCGTCAAATCGGCCGTGTCCACGGCGCTCGAACGCCGGTCGCCCTTCGTTCTGCTGGTCGAGAAGGGAACATTCGAGCCGGCCGGGGGCACCCTCGATTTCGGGCTCGAGGGAGCGGAGCGACTCCCGACTCGGGAGGACGCCTTGGGTGCCGTCGTCGCCCACGTTCCTGTTGGCGCAGCGATCGTGTCGACGACCGGAATGCTCAGCCGAGAGTTGTTCGAGCTCCGCGTCGCCGCTGGAGAGCGTGGCGACCAGGACTTCCTCACCGTGGGCGGGATGGGGCACGCATCGGCCATCGCACTCGGACTCGCCCACCAGCGCGACGGTGACGTCTGGTGCCTCGACGGAGACGGGGCTCTCTTGATGCATACGGGGACGCTGGCGACGATCGGAGACATCGCGCCGACCAACTACCGGCACGTCGTGTTCAACAACGGTGTGCACGACAGCGTCGGCGGCCAGCCGACGTCGATCGGATCGGTCGACATCCCAGCGCTTGCCGCAGCAGTCGGATATCGGTGGGCGGCAACGGTCGACGATGTCGAACGTGTCGGAGAATCGATCAGCGAGATGCTGGCCGTTGAAGGACCGACATTGTTGGAGGTGCAGGTGCGTCCCGGAGCTCGTGGCGATCTGGGTCGGCCGACTCGAACGCCGCGCGAGAGTCTCGACCTGTTCGTCGCTGCACTGCGGAACTGA
- a CDS encoding ABC transporter permease: MQGAVSDQGLPELHDAHASARLPVYLREIVQRRSYMWHVATNELRHRQITSVLGNVWHLLNPALSIGVYYLIFGVILKSDRGVDNFILFLTVGLFVFQFTQKGTMSGAKSIVTNKGVIKAVRFPRAMLPMSTTLTESLAFVPNFVVIVFVAVVTNEPPSIRWLAVVPLFAVQVFFTLGAAMIAARLANHFVDTIQLLPFFFRLLLYASGVLFSVDAYVASDSAYRYLFTANPMYSFITLQRWAIMGGTFRSDQLVYAILWALAIVFVGFVWFRRGEERYGRD; the protein is encoded by the coding sequence ATGCAAGGCGCCGTGAGTGACCAAGGGCTGCCGGAGCTGCACGATGCACACGCGTCGGCCAGATTGCCCGTGTATCTCCGAGAGATCGTTCAGCGGCGGAGCTATATGTGGCACGTCGCTACGAATGAGCTGCGCCACCGACAGATCACGAGCGTGTTGGGCAATGTCTGGCACCTTCTCAACCCAGCTCTGAGCATCGGCGTCTACTATCTGATCTTCGGTGTCATCCTGAAGTCCGACCGCGGCGTCGACAACTTCATCTTGTTTCTGACCGTCGGGCTGTTCGTGTTTCAGTTCACGCAGAAGGGGACGATGTCCGGCGCGAAATCGATCGTCACGAACAAGGGAGTCATCAAGGCGGTGCGGTTCCCGCGAGCGATGCTGCCGATGAGTACGACGCTGACGGAGTCGCTCGCCTTCGTACCGAACTTCGTGGTCATCGTCTTCGTAGCGGTGGTGACGAACGAGCCACCGTCGATTCGGTGGCTGGCGGTCGTCCCCTTGTTCGCCGTACAGGTCTTCTTCACGCTCGGCGCAGCGATGATCGCGGCCCGCCTGGCGAACCACTTCGTCGACACGATTCAGCTCCTTCCGTTCTTCTTCCGACTCCTGCTGTACGCCTCGGGTGTGCTCTTCAGTGTGGACGCCTATGTGGCCAGCGACAGCGCGTACCGCTACCTCTTCACGGCGAACCCGATGTACTCGTTCATCACGCTGCAACGGTGGGCCATCATGGGCGGCACCTTCCGGTCCGACCAGCTCGTCTACGCGATCTTGTGGGCACTTGCGATCGTGTTCGTCGGCTTCGTGTGGTTCCGACGCGGAGAGGAACGGTATGGCCGAGACTGA
- a CDS encoding alpha/beta hydrolase: MDGTFHNAGYTLSCHVKLPPHADDDAHGEIAGMILCHGFPIGPLDARRSAGTFPQLVDRVAIEVGMPAMTFNFRGTGESTGDFSLQGWIDDLRAAIGHLCSVSGVTKVVLVGTNTGGSIAVCVGADDPRVSAAALLSPRADFDDWADHPRRFLDHAREIGAVRTPGFPRSMDDWSRAFRRFRPVAAAQRFAPRPLMVMHGDDDESVPTSDARQLAAAHGAAELSLLPGAGHRLRHDPRAVAILLGWLERVKAA; this comes from the coding sequence ATGGACGGCACGTTCCACAACGCCGGCTACACGCTGTCCTGTCACGTCAAGCTGCCCCCTCACGCCGACGACGACGCCCACGGCGAGATCGCCGGCATGATCCTGTGTCACGGCTTCCCGATCGGTCCGCTCGACGCCCGGAGGAGTGCCGGGACCTTCCCACAGCTCGTCGACCGGGTTGCGATCGAAGTCGGTATGCCGGCGATGACGTTCAACTTCCGTGGCACCGGAGAGAGCACCGGCGACTTCTCGCTCCAGGGATGGATCGACGACCTCCGCGCCGCGATCGGACACCTGTGCTCGGTCTCGGGGGTCACGAAGGTCGTCCTGGTCGGTACGAACACCGGCGGCTCGATCGCCGTCTGCGTCGGGGCCGACGACCCACGTGTGTCCGCGGCCGCCCTGCTCTCGCCGCGTGCCGATTTCGACGACTGGGCGGACCATCCGCGCCGTTTCCTCGACCACGCCCGCGAGATCGGAGCGGTCCGAACGCCCGGCTTCCCGCGCTCGATGGACGATTGGTCGCGAGCGTTCAGGCGGTTCCGACCGGTGGCGGCTGCCCAACGTTTCGCTCCGCGCCCGCTCATGGTGATGCACGGCGACGATGACGAGAGCGTCCCGACGAGCGATGCGAGGCAGCTGGCTGCAGCACACGGTGCTGCCGAACTCAGTCTGCTTCCTGGTGCGGGCCATCGTTTGCGACACGACCCCCGGGCCGTTGCGATCCTGCTGGGGTGGCTGGAGCGGGTCAAGGCTGCCTAG
- a CDS encoding stealth family protein: MLDTSIRELAFATALDVVGVFQSAGLEPFVVDLSEGRVVLGLLADDRPAALRALAANAPGLLVEWTDRGRTGLDAAMRATRRVAVARRWCIFRPLAVGERSTGPESGVVVTFWALGPSGHHELVGTRGHERFDERSARTTEELDGCEFPGLVAFPVASDLRRLHEPVDLVYTWVDGADPEWRAAFRRTARECGRERSDPALDPARYRSRDELKYSLRSVWMNCGWVRQVYVVTAGQRPDWLADHEKVTVVDHRAIMPETALPTFNSHAIEASLHHIPGLSEHFVYLNDDMFVTRPTTAETFFHPNGLARVFMSGARVPGHEDEGMQAVDTAARRGRELLRARFGRVVADKQLHSPYPLRRSAMAEMDEEFSEAIERTRHSRFRSSTDVSTASSFAQHYAIATQRATFDEIASEYVHVESKRLGWHLDRIRLGDDIVTCCVNETADDGADSVERERRLAEFFEAMFPVPAPWER, encoded by the coding sequence ATGCTGGACACCTCGATCCGCGAGCTCGCCTTTGCGACGGCGCTGGATGTGGTCGGAGTCTTCCAGAGCGCAGGGCTCGAGCCGTTCGTCGTCGACTTGTCCGAGGGCCGTGTCGTGCTCGGGTTGCTGGCTGACGACCGACCTGCGGCACTGCGAGCACTGGCGGCGAACGCGCCGGGTTTGCTCGTCGAGTGGACCGATCGAGGTCGGACGGGGCTGGATGCAGCGATGCGAGCGACCCGACGAGTCGCAGTTGCTCGCCGATGGTGCATCTTTCGCCCGCTTGCCGTCGGTGAGCGATCGACGGGGCCCGAATCAGGGGTCGTCGTGACCTTCTGGGCGCTCGGACCCTCCGGCCACCACGAGCTGGTCGGAACACGTGGCCACGAGCGTTTCGACGAACGCAGCGCTCGAACAACCGAAGAGCTGGACGGTTGCGAGTTTCCCGGGCTTGTGGCCTTCCCCGTCGCATCTGACCTGCGTCGCCTCCACGAGCCCGTCGATCTCGTCTATACGTGGGTCGACGGTGCCGACCCCGAATGGCGTGCTGCCTTTCGTCGGACTGCTCGAGAGTGCGGACGTGAGCGGAGCGATCCCGCGCTCGATCCGGCTCGCTACCGGTCGCGCGACGAGCTCAAGTATTCGCTCCGGTCCGTCTGGATGAACTGTGGGTGGGTTCGCCAGGTCTATGTCGTAACCGCCGGCCAGCGCCCGGACTGGCTCGCCGACCACGAGAAGGTCACCGTCGTCGATCATCGAGCGATCATGCCCGAGACGGCCCTGCCCACCTTCAACTCCCACGCGATCGAGGCCTCGCTGCACCACATCCCGGGTCTGAGCGAGCACTTCGTCTACCTCAACGACGACATGTTCGTCACGAGGCCCACGACCGCCGAGACGTTCTTCCACCCGAACGGGCTGGCTCGCGTGTTCATGAGCGGGGCACGCGTCCCTGGCCACGAGGACGAGGGAATGCAGGCGGTCGACACCGCAGCACGACGAGGTCGGGAGCTGCTCCGAGCGAGGTTCGGGCGCGTCGTTGCCGACAAGCAGCTGCACAGTCCGTACCCGCTTCGTCGTTCGGCCATGGCGGAGATGGACGAGGAGTTCTCCGAAGCCATCGAGCGGACACGACACAGCCGGTTCAGATCGTCGACCGATGTGAGCACGGCGTCGTCGTTCGCGCAGCACTACGCCATTGCAACGCAGCGAGCAACCTTCGACGAGATCGCAAGTGAGTATGTGCACGTCGAGTCGAAACGGCTCGGTTGGCACCTGGACCGCATCCGACTCGGCGACGACATCGTCACGTGCTGCGTCAACGAGACCGCTGACGACGGAGCCGACTCGGTCGAGCGCGAACGTCGTCTCGCCGAGTTCTTCGAGGCGATGTTCCCCGTTCCGGCGCCCTGGGAGCGTTGA
- a CDS encoding glycosyltransferase, which translates to MHPEHSDTPAVSVIVAAYNVESYIQQCLVSLKEQTLQSIEIIVVDDGSTDSTPDLIAELAGGDGHPISCIRRENGGLSAARNTGMAAASGRYVGFVDADDWVVPEMFEKLYARALETSSEVVVCAAIKRSGNKKRGRVRLRIPVEEFGVSVSENPEILWGSHSYAWNKIYARPLLERESFEFPPGKLFEDSSAVYGLIARANRVEAVDEGLYQYRVGRPDAITRRADPRIYDIFDSCESFRVSLSSIESVAESDVMERLARTHLLARLPVMRTSKSPLRSARFTRDVFAYLDEHYPGWGSRYDRGRQSRRRYWARRSSGIAVAVSFARPVQRVIRSGYRRLTSPIRRRSDSMRADLRTAAALRRVDRALRAASIPYTLDLSSLEQANEHQRLSGRLEIAVLPGEYELGDVSIALRQQRFRLIRSYVHDDRCFAQRWRVRRRFLGATLVEVRYLATEPDGSTKTRFFFRDSGGNDGVAANEGAVAELHSVAPRPVVDRRVALAGPVRAVEPSDPFAATRTAPDFARPRDFEQLATTLPDVVIADEPGCFYDGMPPIDPSLADRARVEQMSILRRLLEFCESEGLQPMLGDGSLLGAVRHGGYIPWDDDIDLWMTRPDFERLVTSQMPDGLAVLHHTTNRRFHLPFAKVVHLDSVFEWSFPADLDPAGANVDIFPLDSSASPEYLQERLRARAVRFLRQVLRAKYRFPEANRRLSRILIGRLLPGYCWHRILNAVVTARLPRRPTNVTSWFSAYPPRRASYPVAWMLPPTTLQFESVEVAAPRDPRRVLTRTYNDYEGLPPAAKRTTANHFLKIRGDRR; encoded by the coding sequence ATGCACCCTGAACACAGCGACACACCGGCCGTGTCGGTGATCGTGGCGGCGTACAACGTCGAGTCGTACATCCAGCAATGCCTCGTCTCCTTGAAGGAGCAGACGCTGCAGTCGATCGAGATCATCGTCGTCGACGACGGCTCGACCGACTCGACCCCTGACCTGATCGCCGAGCTCGCAGGTGGCGACGGCCATCCGATCTCCTGCATCCGCCGCGAGAACGGTGGTCTGTCCGCCGCCCGGAACACGGGTATGGCGGCGGCATCGGGCAGATATGTCGGGTTCGTCGATGCTGACGACTGGGTCGTTCCGGAGATGTTCGAAAAGCTGTACGCGCGGGCTCTCGAGACATCGAGCGAAGTCGTGGTCTGCGCAGCAATCAAACGATCCGGGAACAAGAAGCGCGGTCGAGTCCGGTTGCGGATCCCTGTCGAGGAGTTCGGCGTGTCGGTGTCCGAGAACCCCGAGATCCTCTGGGGCTCGCACAGCTACGCCTGGAACAAGATCTACGCTCGTCCTCTCCTCGAACGCGAGTCGTTCGAATTCCCGCCCGGCAAGCTCTTCGAAGACAGCTCGGCCGTGTACGGCCTCATCGCACGGGCCAACCGTGTCGAGGCGGTCGACGAGGGGCTCTACCAGTATCGCGTCGGACGCCCCGATGCGATCACCCGGCGCGCCGATCCGAGAATCTACGATATTTTCGACTCGTGTGAGTCGTTCCGGGTGTCGTTGAGCAGCATCGAAAGCGTCGCCGAGTCGGACGTGATGGAGCGCCTGGCGCGTACGCACTTGTTGGCTCGGTTGCCGGTCATGCGGACGTCGAAGAGTCCGCTTCGGTCGGCGCGCTTCACACGAGACGTATTCGCGTATCTCGACGAGCACTATCCGGGTTGGGGGTCGCGGTACGACCGCGGTCGACAGTCGCGGCGCCGCTACTGGGCTCGGCGGAGTTCCGGCATCGCCGTTGCCGTCTCGTTCGCTCGGCCGGTCCAACGGGTCATTCGCAGCGGATACCGCAGATTGACGTCGCCGATTCGACGGCGATCCGACTCGATGCGCGCCGACCTTCGCACCGCCGCAGCGCTGCGGCGGGTCGATCGGGCTCTCCGAGCTGCATCGATCCCGTACACACTGGATCTCTCCTCGCTCGAGCAGGCGAACGAGCACCAGCGTCTCAGCGGCCGCCTCGAGATCGCAGTGCTGCCGGGCGAGTACGAGCTCGGCGATGTGTCGATCGCTCTTCGTCAACAGCGTTTCCGGCTCATTCGCAGCTATGTCCACGACGACCGGTGCTTCGCTCAGAGGTGGCGGGTCCGCCGACGCTTCCTCGGCGCCACGCTGGTCGAGGTGCGATACCTCGCGACCGAGCCCGACGGCTCGACGAAGACTCGGTTCTTCTTTCGGGACAGCGGTGGCAATGATGGTGTCGCAGCGAACGAGGGAGCGGTCGCCGAGTTGCACTCGGTCGCGCCACGGCCTGTCGTCGACCGTCGAGTCGCGCTCGCCGGCCCGGTTCGGGCGGTTGAGCCGAGTGATCCTTTCGCTGCGACGCGAACGGCTCCTGACTTCGCACGCCCGCGCGACTTCGAGCAGCTGGCAACCACACTGCCCGATGTCGTCATCGCGGACGAACCAGGTTGCTTCTACGATGGGATGCCGCCGATCGATCCGTCGCTCGCTGATCGGGCGCGCGTTGAGCAGATGTCGATCTTGCGGCGGCTCCTGGAGTTCTGCGAGTCGGAGGGTCTGCAGCCGATGCTGGGCGATGGGAGCCTGCTCGGAGCCGTGCGCCACGGGGGCTATATCCCGTGGGACGACGATATCGATCTCTGGATGACGCGTCCGGACTTCGAGCGGCTCGTCACGAGCCAGATGCCCGACGGCCTTGCTGTGCTGCACCACACGACGAACCGTCGTTTCCATCTTCCGTTTGCGAAGGTAGTTCATCTCGATTCGGTGTTCGAGTGGAGTTTCCCGGCCGATCTCGATCCTGCTGGTGCGAACGTCGACATCTTCCCGCTCGATTCGTCCGCATCGCCGGAGTATCTGCAGGAACGCCTTCGCGCCCGCGCCGTTCGGTTCCTCAGGCAGGTGCTCCGGGCCAAGTACCGATTCCCCGAGGCGAATCGTCGTCTGAGCCGCATACTCATCGGTCGGCTCCTGCCGGGCTACTGCTGGCACCGAATACTGAACGCAGTCGTCACGGCGCGCCTGCCGCGACGGCCGACGAACGTGACGTCATGGTTCTCCGCCTACCCCCCGAGGCGCGCGTCGTATCCGGTCGCTTGGATGCTGCCGCCGACGACGCTGCAGTTCGAGAGCGTCGAGGTTGCGGCGCCGCGTGACCCGCGACGGGTGTTGACGAGAACGTACAACGACTACGAGGGGTTGCCGCCGGCGGCAAAACGGACCACCGCAAACCACTTCCTGAAGATTCGAGGAGATCGACGATGA
- a CDS encoding ABC transporter ATP-binding protein, with amino-acid sequence MAETEPTAVSESKQTLGPVAIAVDGAHVRYKVYEEPKLTARGLFNRAMRGRRSTEVHAVRGVSVEVNVGEAVGIVGSNGSGKSTLLRAIAGLQTLSAGSIQVRGEVGLLGVGAALKPTLSGYRNVMLGGLALGLSKDEVNERLDEVAEFSGLGSAMGRPMNTYSSGMRARLAFSIATLRVPDILLIDEALAVGDKDFRERSLARLDEIREAAGTIVMVTHNLSEIRKTCSRSIWFDQGEIRMDGETEAVLSEYSDER; translated from the coding sequence ATGGCCGAGACTGAACCGACCGCAGTGTCCGAGTCGAAGCAGACGCTCGGTCCCGTCGCGATCGCCGTGGACGGGGCGCACGTGCGATACAAGGTGTACGAAGAACCGAAACTCACGGCGCGCGGGTTGTTCAATCGGGCGATGCGGGGCCGGCGATCGACGGAGGTGCACGCCGTCCGAGGCGTATCGGTCGAGGTGAACGTCGGAGAAGCAGTAGGAATCGTCGGCTCGAACGGGTCGGGCAAATCGACGCTGCTGCGTGCGATCGCCGGGCTGCAGACCCTCTCCGCCGGTTCGATTCAGGTGCGGGGGGAGGTTGGCCTGCTCGGCGTCGGAGCTGCTCTGAAGCCGACCCTTTCCGGCTATCGGAACGTGATGCTCGGCGGGCTTGCGCTGGGGCTCAGCAAAGACGAGGTGAACGAGCGACTCGACGAGGTGGCAGAGTTCTCTGGACTTGGGTCCGCGATGGGGCGTCCGATGAACACCTACTCATCGGGAATGCGAGCACGCTTGGCCTTCTCGATTGCCACCCTCCGGGTACCGGACATCCTGCTGATCGATGAGGCGCTCGCAGTCGGCGACAAGGACTTCCGCGAGAGAAGCCTGGCTCGGCTCGATGAGATCCGCGAGGCTGCGGGCACCATCGTGATGGTGACCCACAACTTGTCGGAGATTCGAAAGACCTGTTCGCGATCGATCTGGTTCGATCAGGGTGAGATTCGCATGGACGGGGAAACCGAGGCCGTGCTGTCCGAGTACTCGGATGAGCGATGA
- a CDS encoding DUF4185 domain-containing protein, with amino-acid sequence MSAQTSIPPTTVALLTNGPGPVHLDGDDLVHNPIGCLPDLEPETLDDAFSGRVGPLIGWDNPHVITLDDDRWIWIGQDAYFDYTGNANDLYHDGRQIQNFAIDQRGSCLDLIYRGAPDARHNFELGDVWTDWTRFFWPLGGERHGDSLWIFWSEMVLSDPPPGPWEGIIRHPVGIWLAEYDPETLARRSFEPAPDPGVFPGYGFAIASDEHHTYLFGNSNLLNLAREGGRDAFHSATQMFLARVPLGEIDERPEYRTADGWSRRAYEAAPISERFWAENTMQPRYLDGRWIAVTKEDGFWGDEVLIDVAEEPWGPWRTVDRFVYEHRPGSTGKLSYQPIILPWSNPTDGLAIAISENAEFWEHAVADPPMYRPAVIHRPWPEP; translated from the coding sequence ATGTCAGCGCAGACGTCCATCCCGCCCACGACCGTCGCACTCCTCACCAACGGCCCCGGGCCGGTCCACCTCGACGGCGACGACCTGGTTCACAACCCGATCGGATGTCTCCCCGATCTCGAGCCGGAAACGCTCGACGATGCCTTTTCGGGACGCGTCGGGCCGTTGATCGGCTGGGACAATCCGCATGTGATCACGCTCGACGACGACCGGTGGATCTGGATCGGCCAGGACGCGTACTTCGACTACACCGGGAATGCGAACGATCTCTACCACGACGGTCGGCAGATTCAGAACTTCGCCATCGACCAGCGCGGATCCTGCCTCGACCTGATCTACCGAGGTGCGCCCGACGCCCGACACAACTTCGAACTGGGCGACGTCTGGACGGACTGGACCCGCTTCTTCTGGCCACTGGGCGGAGAACGACACGGCGACTCGTTGTGGATCTTCTGGTCCGAGATGGTGCTGTCCGATCCACCTCCGGGGCCATGGGAAGGCATCATTCGTCACCCGGTCGGGATCTGGCTCGCTGAGTACGACCCCGAGACACTCGCACGTCGATCGTTCGAGCCGGCTCCCGACCCCGGTGTCTTCCCCGGCTACGGTTTCGCGATCGCGTCGGACGAGCATCACACGTATCTGTTCGGCAACTCGAACCTGTTGAACCTGGCTCGGGAGGGTGGTCGGGATGCTTTCCACTCGGCGACGCAGATGTTTCTCGCTCGCGTCCCGCTCGGCGAGATCGATGAGCGGCCGGAGTACAGAACCGCCGACGGCTGGTCGCGCCGTGCATACGAGGCCGCGCCGATCTCAGAGCGATTCTGGGCCGAGAACACCATGCAACCGAGGTACCTCGACGGCCGATGGATCGCCGTGACGAAGGAAGACGGCTTCTGGGGCGACGAGGTGTTGATCGACGTCGCCGAAGAACCGTGGGGCCCGTGGCGGACGGTCGACCGTTTCGTCTACGAACACCGTCCCGGATCGACGGGGAAACTGTCGTACCAACCGATCATCCTGCCGTGGAGCAACCCGACCGATGGCTTGGCAATCGCGATCTCGGAGAACGCCGAGTTCTGGGAGCACGCTGTCGCCGATCCACCGATGTATCGGCCGGCTGTCATACACCGACCGTGGCCGGAACCGTGA